Proteins encoded in a region of the Pseudomonadota bacterium genome:
- a CDS encoding MtrB/PioB family outer membrane beta-barrel protein, giving the protein ASLSHGNQKNNYSGAQSDTLHGAMDLIWIPAPDLNLFLKYRHQELETDNPDSVTLQGLTTTNIYPSVRDSVSSIKDSIAISARYKPLRKVTLLSTYELISLERKNIDDWQVLPERTDINSIKLAADTRPFTNLKLKAAFNYLDYDDPALNTEPDSSNQIHLLATYTYAAWITANLDYKLTRTERQQVRYLNNDPATIVDNADRETRQDMILGSLSFLLTPKTNLTASWVHLKNNLEQTLAYGKWNALGTGGDLPYLGAGDRYTDTANTYGLNLYFRVRKDISTTFEISHTDSKGDFAPGAAMAQTPVSIASFSPLKVSETLFSIESTKTFNNNWEIGIRLQTNNYNDRIDDQQDGEFYSSMISFTKYY; this is encoded by the coding sequence GCGAGTTTAAGCCACGGCAACCAGAAGAATAATTACAGCGGCGCCCAGTCGGACACCCTGCACGGGGCCATGGACCTGATCTGGATTCCTGCCCCTGATCTTAATTTATTTCTCAAATACCGGCATCAGGAGCTGGAAACCGACAATCCCGATTCGGTAACGCTTCAAGGTCTGACGACCACCAATATCTATCCTTCCGTCAGAGATTCCGTTTCATCAATAAAAGATTCAATTGCAATTTCGGCCAGATACAAACCACTTCGAAAAGTAACCCTTTTGTCGACCTATGAGCTGATCAGCCTGGAGAGAAAAAATATCGACGACTGGCAGGTCCTGCCTGAACGCACCGACATCAACAGCATCAAACTGGCTGCTGACACCAGGCCATTCACCAATCTGAAACTGAAGGCAGCCTTCAATTACCTCGATTACGATGATCCTGCTTTAAACACCGAGCCCGACTCATCCAATCAGATCCATCTGCTGGCGACCTATACATATGCGGCCTGGATAACCGCCAATCTCGATTACAAACTCACCAGAACTGAACGGCAACAGGTGCGTTATCTCAACAACGACCCGGCAACCATTGTCGACAATGCGGACAGGGAAACCCGCCAGGATATGATCCTGGGCAGCCTGTCGTTTCTGCTCACTCCGAAAACCAATCTGACTGCAAGCTGGGTACATCTGAAAAACAATCTGGAACAGACCCTGGCGTACGGAAAATGGAACGCCTTGGGAACAGGTGGGGATCTTCCCTATCTTGGAGCTGGAGATCGTTATACCGACACGGCAAACACCTACGGCCTGAACTTGTATTTCAGGGTCAGGAAAGATATTTCCACCACCTTTGAAATCAGCCATACCGACTCGAAAGGCGACTTCGCACCCGGTGCCGCCATGGCGCAGACACCAGTGTCCATAGCCTCTTTTTCCCCCTTGAAAGTATCAGAAACACTTTTTTCCATTGAAAGCACCAAGACTTTTAATAACAACTGGGAAATAGGTATCAGGCTACAGACGAATAACTACAACGACAGGATTGATGACCAGCAGGACGGTGAATTCTACAGCTCGATGATCAGTTTCACGAAGTATTATTAA
- a CDS encoding ABC transporter substrate-binding protein has translation MVFIDTIKKMFRSTAVFTFLLPFVLIFHLPALSAGETRIGVVMSGNVPYYNEIHRELVTTLNNEMPSGEKFTIILQRPFPDPIALSNAARKLIATDVDLIIAYGSPATHAVLFEKSNIPVVYAGVYNPDGENFSGPKVTGCGYKVPISSLLRYLKNFKPITTLDVIYSSLEKDSVRQTEELAVLAAEQDIRLQKINIRSRMDIQTISLQDRGDAFFLTGSAVVFSYLDDLLAKTMELEHPLISVLPDHKEEGIILTLSHNPSIQGKKAAEMAARIIRGEQPSEIKPEVFRNSELVFNLREAKKMGLTIPINLIAEATRVIK, from the coding sequence TTGGTATTTATCGATACAATCAAGAAGATGTTTCGCTCTACGGCGGTTTTTACATTTCTTCTGCCCTTTGTTCTGATTTTTCATCTGCCGGCTTTATCGGCAGGGGAAACCAGGATCGGGGTGGTCATGTCCGGCAATGTCCCCTACTACAACGAAATCCACCGGGAGTTGGTCACAACGCTCAACAATGAAATGCCTTCCGGGGAGAAGTTTACGATCATCCTGCAGCGACCCTTCCCGGATCCCATCGCCCTGAGCAATGCGGCGCGGAAACTTATCGCCACCGACGTTGATCTTATCATTGCATACGGTTCCCCGGCCACCCATGCAGTCCTTTTCGAAAAAAGCAACATCCCTGTTGTCTATGCAGGAGTGTATAATCCGGACGGGGAGAATTTTTCCGGCCCTAAGGTTACCGGGTGCGGCTACAAGGTGCCGATTTCCAGCCTTCTCAGGTATCTCAAGAATTTCAAACCGATCACCACTCTGGATGTGATTTACAGCAGCCTTGAAAAAGATTCCGTCCGGCAGACCGAGGAATTGGCCGTTCTGGCCGCTGAGCAGGATATCCGCTTGCAAAAAATCAACATCAGAAGCCGCATGGACATTCAGACGATTTCCCTGCAGGACCGGGGCGATGCCTTTTTCCTCACCGGCAGCGCCGTAGTTTTTTCATACCTTGACGACCTGCTTGCGAAAACCATGGAACTTGAACATCCATTAATAAGCGTTCTGCCTGATCATAAAGAAGAAGGGATCATACTTACTCTCTCACATAATCCCTCAATTCAGGGCAAAAAAGCTGCTGAAATGGCGGCACGAATAATCCGCGGAGAACAGCCCAGTGAAATCAAGCCCGAGGTGTTCAGAAATTCCGAACTGGTATTCAACCTCAGGGAGGCAAAAAAAATGGGACTTACTATTCCTATAAACCTCATTGCAGAAGCCACCAGGGTAATCAAATGA
- a CDS encoding phosphate/phosphite/phosphonate ABC transporter substrate-binding protein produces MMKNIMLRRSFRVKVFFGCLFLIVCQLFQTTNLQAKTEELVIGLEPEHNIFDQVARYRELTDFLSAELGIKVRLTIMSRYGEVLKRFQSRRLDGAFLNSFTASLAIKEFDLEPVARAVNLQGDATTRGLIFTRRDSGIKTSGDMKGKSIVFVDPSTTEGYLFPRSYFRQQGLLDLKTDFSRYFFSGSDASAIFAVLDGRADIGSAKDATFNRLTEKDSSIKSELSILAESPAFPDTTLCLRKDIPGELKSSLLSTLLQMNQTEKGKKILNKFTALRFELAAFSDFEEIMKMQKSLDTRMEKK; encoded by the coding sequence ATGATGAAAAACATCATGCTCAGGCGTTCTTTCAGGGTAAAAGTATTCTTCGGCTGTCTTTTCTTAATCGTCTGTCAACTCTTTCAGACAACAAATCTCCAGGCAAAGACCGAAGAACTGGTGATCGGCCTGGAACCGGAACATAATATTTTTGATCAGGTGGCCAGATACAGGGAATTGACGGATTTCCTTTCCGCTGAACTTGGAATCAAGGTCAGATTGACGATTATGAGCCGCTATGGTGAAGTCTTGAAACGGTTTCAGTCAAGGCGACTGGACGGGGCTTTTTTGAACTCCTTTACCGCCAGCCTGGCGATTAAAGAGTTTGACCTGGAACCTGTTGCCCGCGCTGTGAATCTTCAGGGTGACGCAACCACCCGCGGGCTGATTTTCACGAGACGGGACAGCGGCATCAAGACCAGCGGCGACATGAAGGGGAAAAGCATTGTCTTTGTTGACCCTTCCACCACCGAAGGCTATCTTTTCCCCCGGTCCTATTTCAGGCAGCAAGGGTTGCTCGACCTGAAAACAGATTTCAGCCGCTATTTTTTTTCAGGCAGTGACGCATCAGCGATTTTTGCTGTTCTTGACGGCCGGGCAGATATCGGCTCAGCCAAGGATGCAACATTTAACAGACTCACAGAAAAAGATTCGTCCATAAAGAGCGAACTGAGTATTCTTGCTGAATCCCCGGCGTTTCCAGACACAACTCTCTGCCTCAGGAAGGATATTCCCGGAGAACTGAAAAGCAGTCTTTTGTCAACCCTCCTCCAAATGAACCAAACAGAAAAGGGTAAAAAAATTCTCAATAAATTTACAGCCCTCCGCTTTGAACTGGCAGCCTTTTCAGATTTTGAAGAGATCATGAAAATGCAGAAAAGCCTGGATACCAGAATGGAGAAAAAATAA
- a CDS encoding PAS domain S-box protein, whose product MKKKILTLFLLLFLLFLLGVGITLRLIFQTTANLNTLITLHKVEIIRQELVINVQEVQANLYTTGTMFGKELDIIAHNVLGLRAGVERCAGCHHDPPVSDNIEELGELTRQYEEALSYFITSTADSDRIERLQTVAADIGDTIIAKSQEMALNANESLRKKTLAASAKVEKTKGILVVTLIFSFLVALAIAVYLIKIITHPLAELIRATRKIRKGELGYTSPFKGSDEFQELIESFNDMSLALKKNHEEILSHMARNQTILQTSIDGFLLFDEVGKILDANPAFCKMMGYSKEKLLRLRVSDIEGFEEKFVSANTLNRIKEKESLVFQVEQKKKTGKNLSFEISATFTEMGEKGYFFCFIRNITERKNIEEELSKIQRLESIGVLAGGVAHDFNNMLTGILGNIDLALLKINSPETVADKLMSAKKAVRIAMNLTLQLLTFSKGGEPIKQTVNIARLLEEATTFILSGLNAKCTFEIPENLYPAKLDRGQISQVVQNIALNAAQAMPDGGIIKVVAENVTLAENEVWPLPEGDYVKTSIIDQGKGISAEHIARIFDPFFTTKITGNGLGLTICHSIIKKHAGHLIVTSEPGVGSSFIFYLPALKKALLPDEESSISQLIPGAGKILLMDDDEEILLVVTSMLKHLGYNAECARDGGETIKMYEDARKSGQPYDAIIMDLTIPGGMGGKEAMNKLLQIDPKVKALVSSGYSNDPIMADYRNHGFSGVIPKPYATGQLSSALHKLLKSTTID is encoded by the coding sequence ATGAAGAAAAAAATTCTCACATTATTCCTGCTGCTGTTCCTGCTTTTTCTTTTAGGAGTGGGCATTACCCTGCGACTGATTTTTCAGACCACCGCGAACCTCAATACCCTGATCACTCTGCACAAGGTTGAGATCATCCGGCAGGAACTGGTCATTAATGTTCAGGAGGTGCAGGCAAATCTGTATACTACCGGCACGATGTTTGGCAAGGAGCTTGACATCATTGCCCACAATGTTCTCGGTCTGCGCGCCGGGGTTGAGCGCTGCGCAGGCTGCCATCACGACCCACCCGTTTCGGACAACATCGAAGAGCTGGGTGAATTGACCAGGCAGTATGAGGAGGCGCTCAGTTATTTCATCACCTCAACTGCTGACAGCGACAGAATTGAAAGGCTGCAGACGGTTGCTGCCGATATCGGTGATACCATTATCGCCAAATCTCAGGAAATGGCATTAAACGCCAATGAGAGCCTCCGAAAGAAAACCCTTGCCGCATCAGCCAAGGTGGAAAAAACCAAGGGTATTCTGGTTGTCACGCTGATTTTTTCTTTTCTGGTGGCACTCGCCATTGCCGTGTACCTGATAAAAATCATCACCCATCCCCTGGCGGAACTGATCAGGGCCACAAGGAAAATCCGCAAAGGGGAGCTTGGCTACACATCTCCCTTCAAGGGCAGTGATGAGTTTCAAGAACTCATCGAATCCTTTAACGATATGAGCCTGGCTCTGAAAAAAAACCACGAAGAAATCCTTTCCCACATGGCCCGGAACCAGACAATCCTGCAAACCTCCATCGACGGGTTTCTGCTTTTTGATGAAGTCGGGAAAATCCTGGATGCCAATCCGGCCTTCTGTAAAATGATGGGTTACTCAAAAGAAAAACTGTTGCGCCTGAGGGTTTCAGATATCGAAGGTTTTGAAGAAAAATTTGTGTCGGCGAATACTCTCAACCGGATTAAAGAAAAAGAATCACTGGTGTTTCAGGTTGAGCAGAAGAAAAAGACCGGGAAAAACCTCTCTTTCGAGATAAGCGCGACCTTTACAGAGATGGGAGAGAAGGGGTATTTCTTCTGTTTTATCAGGAATATCACAGAACGGAAGAACATTGAAGAAGAACTTTCAAAAATACAAAGGCTTGAATCCATTGGTGTGCTTGCCGGAGGAGTGGCCCATGATTTCAATAATATGCTCACCGGAATTCTTGGAAACATCGACCTCGCCCTGCTGAAGATCAATTCGCCGGAAACTGTTGCCGACAAACTCATGAGCGCCAAAAAAGCTGTGAGAATTGCCATGAATCTTACCCTGCAATTGCTCACCTTTTCCAAGGGTGGAGAACCGATCAAACAGACGGTGAACATTGCCAGGCTCCTGGAAGAAGCCACCACATTTATTTTGAGTGGTCTGAATGCCAAGTGCACCTTTGAAATCCCGGAAAATCTCTATCCGGCCAAACTTGACAGGGGGCAGATCAGTCAGGTTGTCCAGAATATTGCTTTAAATGCCGCTCAGGCGATGCCTGACGGAGGAATAATCAAGGTCGTTGCAGAAAACGTAACCCTTGCCGAGAACGAGGTCTGGCCGCTTCCGGAGGGAGATTACGTGAAAACGTCTATTATCGATCAGGGTAAAGGGATCAGTGCAGAACATATCGCCAGGATATTTGACCCGTTTTTTACCACCAAAATCACCGGCAACGGCCTCGGGCTGACCATCTGCCATTCCATTATCAAAAAACATGCCGGGCATCTGATAGTCACATCCGAACCCGGCGTTGGCTCATCTTTTATTTTTTATCTCCCGGCTCTGAAAAAGGCTCTTCTCCCCGACGAAGAATCATCAATTAGTCAATTGATTCCCGGCGCAGGGAAAATACTGTTGATGGATGACGATGAGGAAATTCTGCTGGTCGTGACATCGATGCTCAAACATCTTGGATACAATGCGGAATGCGCCCGTGACGGCGGTGAAACCATTAAAATGTATGAAGATGCACGGAAAAGCGGTCAGCCATATGATGCCATTATCATGGATTTGACCATCCCCGGCGGCATGGGGGGCAAGGAAGCCATGAACAAACTGTTACAGATTGATCCGAAGGTGAAAGCCCTTGTCTCAAGCGGCTATTCCAATGACCCTATAATGGCTGACTACAGAAATCACGGTTTCAGCGGCGTTATTCCAAAGCCCTATGCAACCGGCCAACTCAGCTCGGCTCTGCATAAATTACTTAAGTCAACGACTATCGACTGA
- a CDS encoding hydrogenase, protein MTLFILATILLVLSGFSAPFCPNGSRFIDRMSLAVGLAGSIAGISAVVICLLRPETATMMVPWPGCGVVINFTIDGLAAVFMLPAYFIGGAGLIYGSGYWPIAGGRRYGRWIRFFYPLMVAAIGGVLTAGNGLVFLICWEIMALTGYFLVVTEREDGDAHQAGFIFLAATHAGTLVLFALFALLGENACLYSLPAVSSLVGVSTGFANTVFLLAMFGFGFKAGIMPLHIWLPGAHAAAPSHVSALMSGVMIKTGIYGILRITGMFQAQPQWWGWLVLILGLISGILGVAFAIAQHDIKKLLAYHSIENIGIILIGIGAAMVGKHHGFVALAVLGMAGALLHVINHGLFKALLFMSAGSVINATGTRQMAAYGGLFKVMPFTGFFFLGGAVAICGLPPLNGFVSEWLIYFGLLQAATQPGGEPLLAVLVAVPGLAMVGGLALLCFAKVFGLTFLGNIRPEWKNIHEAPATMLTAMGLLLAACLWIGIAPFSVLPFLAGGVAWFIGSTTQDFHSAVLVPVRAISLTALLVLVPALLFLLARRKGGRSSPQVPTWGCGYSNALPRARYSTSSFAELIMNLLRGILLTVFKEHRPERLFSGTSFFRSHTPDVVLDLLLIPVITVAAGISVQIRRALHHGVIGIYLLYSAITLVVLLSAALLFQ, encoded by the coding sequence ATGACGCTCTTCATTCTCGCAACCATTCTTCTCGTTCTCTCGGGGTTCAGCGCTCCATTCTGCCCCAATGGATCACGGTTTATAGATCGTATGTCCCTGGCCGTCGGACTTGCTGGCAGCATCGCCGGCATCAGTGCCGTTGTCATTTGTCTGCTCCGTCCCGAAACGGCTACAATGATGGTGCCCTGGCCGGGTTGCGGCGTTGTAATTAATTTCACAATCGATGGTCTGGCCGCTGTCTTCATGCTGCCGGCTTATTTCATCGGTGGGGCCGGGCTGATCTACGGCAGCGGCTACTGGCCAATCGCCGGCGGTCGTCGCTACGGCCGCTGGATTCGTTTTTTCTACCCACTTATGGTAGCCGCCATCGGCGGAGTTCTCACCGCCGGCAACGGTCTTGTTTTTCTGATCTGCTGGGAAATTATGGCACTCACCGGATACTTTCTGGTGGTCACGGAACGGGAAGACGGGGATGCACACCAGGCAGGTTTCATATTTCTGGCAGCCACTCATGCCGGAACCCTGGTGCTGTTCGCTCTGTTCGCTCTGCTGGGCGAAAATGCCTGCCTGTACAGTCTGCCCGCGGTCAGCTCCCTTGTCGGTGTATCAACTGGTTTCGCCAATACTGTTTTCCTGCTGGCAATGTTCGGTTTCGGTTTCAAGGCAGGGATCATGCCGTTGCACATCTGGCTGCCTGGGGCACATGCAGCCGCGCCCAGCCACGTTTCAGCCCTTATGTCCGGTGTCATGATCAAGACCGGGATCTACGGGATTCTGCGGATCACCGGGATGTTTCAGGCCCAGCCTCAATGGTGGGGTTGGCTCGTTCTTATCCTTGGACTGATTTCAGGCATTCTCGGAGTGGCATTTGCCATAGCCCAGCACGACATAAAGAAACTCCTTGCCTATCACAGCATTGAGAATATCGGCATCATCCTTATAGGTATCGGTGCAGCCATGGTTGGAAAACACCACGGGTTCGTTGCGCTTGCCGTCCTCGGTATGGCCGGTGCGCTCCTCCATGTGATCAACCATGGCCTGTTCAAGGCACTGCTTTTCATGAGCGCCGGATCAGTCATTAACGCCACTGGAACACGTCAGATGGCGGCCTACGGCGGGCTGTTCAAAGTCATGCCCTTCACCGGCTTTTTCTTTCTTGGCGGGGCTGTCGCCATTTGCGGCCTGCCCCCACTGAACGGCTTCGTGAGTGAGTGGCTCATCTACTTCGGCCTGCTGCAGGCTGCTACCCAGCCGGGTGGGGAGCCACTGCTCGCCGTCCTGGTCGCGGTTCCCGGACTGGCAATGGTCGGCGGGCTGGCACTGCTCTGTTTCGCCAAGGTTTTCGGCCTCACTTTTCTTGGCAATATTCGCCCGGAGTGGAAAAATATTCATGAAGCCCCGGCAACAATGCTTACCGCCATGGGATTGCTGCTTGCAGCCTGTCTCTGGATCGGAATCGCTCCTTTCAGTGTGCTGCCGTTTCTGGCAGGCGGCGTGGCCTGGTTCATCGGAAGCACAACGCAGGACTTTCATTCTGCTGTCCTGGTTCCGGTCCGCGCCATCAGTCTGACGGCGTTACTTGTTCTGGTTCCGGCGTTATTGTTCCTCCTGGCCCGACGAAAAGGCGGACGGAGCTCCCCGCAGGTTCCGACCTGGGGTTGCGGCTATTCCAACGCCCTGCCACGGGCCCGCTACTCTACCTCATCATTTGCCGAATTGATCATGAATCTGCTGCGCGGAATTCTCTTGACAGTGTTTAAAGAACACAGGCCAGAGAGGCTTTTTTCCGGGACAAGCTTTTTTCGCTCTCACACCCCAGATGTGGTGCTGGACCTCCTGTTGATCCCGGTCATCACCGTCGCTGCCGGAATTTCGGTACAAATCAGACGGGCCCTGCATCACGGTGTCATCGGCATCTATCTGCTCTATTCCGCTATCACCCTGGTGGTGCTGCTGAGCGCGGCATTGCTGTTCCAATAG
- the nuoB gene encoding NADH-quinone oxidoreductase subunit NuoB encodes MLRIIRERIRQGYRTSSFPQSEPELPSRFRGRPVVMPEKCPPGCTECDGRCPFGALFRPNGRPVVDLGRCLFCADCPVCPHGALTFGSDYRLAVRRRQDLLMDRTEIKLATALQGRMLSMFKRSLKLRQVSAGGCNGCEADINVLGTLVFDLSRFGIQFVASPRHADGILVTGPVSRNMHDALLATYEAVPEPKIVIAAGACAIAGGPFQSSPEVLDGLNKFLPVDLYIPGCPPHPYTTLDGLLRLLDRRR; translated from the coding sequence GTGCTGCGAATCATCCGTGAACGTATAAGACAGGGTTACCGAACCAGCTCTTTTCCACAAAGCGAACCGGAGCTGCCCAGTCGATTCCGCGGCCGGCCGGTGGTAATGCCGGAAAAATGCCCCCCTGGTTGCACTGAATGCGATGGCCGCTGCCCGTTCGGGGCCTTATTCCGTCCGAACGGCAGACCGGTGGTTGATCTGGGCCGCTGCCTGTTCTGCGCGGATTGTCCAGTCTGTCCCCACGGGGCTCTTACTTTTGGCAGCGATTACCGGCTGGCGGTCCGTCGGAGGCAGGATCTACTCATGGACCGTACGGAGATCAAACTGGCCACCGCTCTCCAAGGGCGCATGCTTTCCATGTTCAAACGCTCCCTCAAACTCCGCCAGGTCTCAGCCGGCGGCTGCAACGGCTGCGAGGCCGACATTAACGTACTCGGCACCCTGGTTTTCGATCTCAGCAGATTCGGCATCCAGTTCGTCGCATCACCCCGACACGCCGACGGGATTCTGGTCACCGGACCGGTTTCGCGGAACATGCATGACGCCCTCCTGGCCACCTATGAGGCGGTGCCCGAACCAAAAATCGTTATTGCCGCTGGGGCCTGTGCAATCGCAGGAGGGCCTTTCCAGAGCAGCCCGGAGGTACTTGACGGACTGAATAAATTCCTGCCGGTGGACCTTTATATTCCCGGCTGCCCGCCTCATCCCTACACCACCCTTGACGGCCTGCTGCGCCTCCTGGACCGACGGCGGTGA